One Coffea eugenioides isolate CCC68of chromosome 2, Ceug_1.0, whole genome shotgun sequence genomic window, TGAATGTGAGAAGAGGAGTAACATTTAAAGCAGGTGACGGCATCGTTTGGGCCGGATGGAGGCGGGGAAGGATGATAGACGGCGAAGCAAGTAGGGCAGAAGGATTGAGGGTGGAGACGGAGGACGCAGGTAGTGCACAGACGGCGGAAGATCCCGCGGTGGCGGACGTGGTGGAGGAGGCGGCGCTCCTCGACGCCGCAGTTTCCGCAGGTGGTTGGGGCGGTGGAGGAggcagaagaagaagatggatcGGGTTTGACTAACATCGTTGATTTCATTCAAAATCAAATCAATACAACATTTGAAGGaaaagaaacccaaaaaaaaagggttatgTTCTAGCTTGGTGTGCGAGAAACAGAGGGGATTCTTTGTTTGGGGCTTGCGAAGTAGGGTTTGTGAAGGAGCacgaggaagaagaagaaacagaaTTGGGAGGGATAGGCGTAGTGTTTGACCTGGTAGACGGTGTCGTTCCGCATAGCTTTATTGGATTTTGCAAACGTCCTCCAATTTTTTGCTGCTTTACCGGGAAACAGTGGCGCCGTTGGTACTTGGGAGTAGTATCACGTTCCACCTTGAACTCGATCATTATCACACTTACTTGGGCTCCAGCTCGTGCTAAATTTTAATTCGAATACGACTCGACATAATGAACCTGTTTGGATTGTCATATTTTGTTTCGTgatcatatttttttattaactttttccctcacatatatcaaatcgttacagtaattttttcatgaaaaatcatgaaaaatgcaattcaaacGAGGCATAGCTCAAACTTCATTCATTTGAACTTCATTAAAATGCAAGCCTTATCAAGATTTAACTATTCAAGTTCGAGCtcgattttttcttttcttgtttttaattttttatattttagattTATCAAATTACCATTTTATCATCCATCAATTTTTTACTGAACATTATTTCATGTAAAATTATTAAAAGATGAACTCATAATATTCATTCCATAATTagaatatataatatataaataatataaatactcGATTAAACTCGTCGAGTAGTTATTGCTGATATTCGAACTCAATTCGTTACATGAAATGAGTAGCTCAAGTTTGAGCCAAACTTTTGACCTAGCGATTTGGCTTGCCCACATTCGTAGTTGTTGATCAatggaaaatcattcaaagtttggtccttcatttttaaaatagtaaatttacaTCTCTTAGAAAATCAAATCGGTAAAACTTAGTTTTAATACaaattttttattagtttttacTCTAAATCCATCACATGACTCCACAATCATTTGTTTAACTAAAAAAAAGGTTAGATTTTATttataattaaacaaataactCAATCTATATTCATTTTTAGTCTTAAAAAAGTAGAATTTGACTCCaatcatattcttttttttctaaaaaagtgAAATATGATCCAATCTGTATTTATTTTTGCCATTAAAGAAGTGGAATATGATATTTTTGTACATAAAAAAAAGATTGCATGTAGATTATGTAGCGATTTCAAGTTAAAATGTGATTGAAAACTTAAGTTAGGACTAAGTTTTGATAATTTAAATTTATGAGCGatataaatttactattttaaaagtgaatggCGAAAAAATTCGTTTAACGTGTTAAACTATTTTCTAATCAATTCCTCATGATTTGGGCTTTCAAAAATCAATTCCTCTTTTGCAAGTGAAACCTTTGGAGTTCGCAATTAGGCTTGGCCCAAACTAATGGGGCTAAATAATGCAGGCTGAACACGATGTACGACGCTGGGTTGGTATGGAGTGTGGACCTCCATTTCCTAATTAACTTCACGCCACTCAAACTAGCGGTGAGTTAGGCAAACAATGATGTAGTTTTTCTGAATATACCATAAAAATTGAGTGGAGGAGCCTCCTTTGCACTTTAAATCACATTTTGGTAAAATCTACGGTTGGATTCGTGCCAACAAATCACTGAATTCAATTGTAATATCAAAAGTACATGGCTTCAATTCTTTTACATTTAAACTTGAAGTAAGGtatcatataatatatatatatatataaatatatgtatatatatatgtatgtatgtatgtattttTTGATAACAAGTAAGATATAATATTAATAGCTAGTTTATTTCTTACGAATCCGTATTGCGTATGGAAGATCTAATCCAATGTACACACATATATTTTGTTCGGAAAAGAAGGTTTAATCCAATATTGAGTAGATGGAAATAGAAGTTTAATCCTATATTGATCAAATCCCCTGTTTATAGAAAATAGTGTTGAGGGTACACTCGATGTACGTGCAATTTTAgaacaaattaatttttttatatgaaagaatttagtataaaattttcataataaagaaaattttatttctaatatttttttgaatggGCTTTTAAAGAGTTTAGATAATTAGGTTGAAATTTAGGTAATTAGGTTTAGATAATTTGCACCGGGCCTACGAGTATTACTTATTGGGACCTGATTTGAAATTGGTCTTAGCTCAACGGGATGGTTCTGCTGCTGGACTATCTGACCATGCTGGAGCAGGAGGAATAATCCGACACTCTTCTGGTCAATGGGTTTTTGGATTCTCTAGGAACTTGGGCTCCCGCTCAGTCCCACTAACTGAATGCTGGGTGTGCGAACAAGGTTTGGGTTGTAGATATATAACTTGGGCCGAGACCTGCAACATTACACAAGATCACAGAGCGAGGCTATCCCCTCGGCGTAACTCACGATGCCTAAGTCAGTAAAAATGACGAGGTTGAGGTGTTCAGAGAGGCGGAAGCAGTAGTAGTTACCTCCTTCGTCGAGAGCGAGAATCATGGAAAATCGGGTCAGTAGGCTGACCTCACTGTTAGAAGTAGTTCGCCGTGTCAGTTAGAAGCCTATCACACTACAATGTCAGACGGTGCAagtcacatcaatcaaatcaacaGAGCATTCTTTCCGGACAATGGGCCGGAACGGTTATCAAGAAAATCGTTCGGGGCACAAAATTGTGCAAAGTGCATACAAAATGCATACGGCGTAACTCTGTCTCACACGGCATAATTCACTTTCAACAACGTGTAactataaaacaaaattttgtggGTCTCACACATGATGTGCAAAACGAGACGCAAGATAAAAtctgaatcttttttttttttgccaaatctTGGCCATGAACTTTCAGAAACTGCAGCCGTTCCTGTCCTTCGTCCATTCCTTCCCAAGGTCTGTCCCAACTATCTAATCAGGAAGTTGGTTGACCTTGGGGGAATCATCTGGTGATGTCGAGTTTCGGAGAACGCAGGTTCAGCCGAGGAGAGGTTCCCTCACCGGGCAATACGGGATGGCTTGGAGTTAGCAAGCAGACCTCTAACATTTCTTTTGTGGAAGTGGAGCTAGATTCCACACAGTTTACTTCctttcaaaaatattttatccATCTACTCATGAGCTTTCTCCCGTCTTGAATGATTGCAGGAGCTGTTGACTACATTTCACCAAGCACATTTCTACCATAACTTCCGAGAGACAAAACAGATGTGCACATGCATTAGCAAAAGCATGAATCATGTCCAGGCTTGTTTTCACATTTTATTTGGACGATTTGAAGGGAGTTACCCTCCCAAGATTATTGAAGTACATCTATCTGGGTCTAAATTATGCATACAAGCACCTTTTGAATTACAATATGACATTTGTTGTCCATTTAATACCAACCAAAATCCTAAAATTCTAGTTTTGAATAATAATCTCTAGACATTTAGGATCCTAATCCAGTGGGAAATTACATAGAAGCAACCGGCCTTGAGTACATCAGGAAAATAAGCAAAAGAAATGTTATACCTTGTTCCTCATTAAATATAGTGATTAATTTTGGTTCACACAAAgagaatgaaaacaaaaacaTCTCCAGGTTACAATCTTATCTAGATCAAATGATGTTAGTTTCAAATCCGAACTCAATCCATGAAGTTCAGAAGTTGTGCCACAAATTGAAATTATCGTTTGAGTTGAGGGAAACTAAAATGATAGTGAAAGAAGACAGAGACCACAATAGTTCTGAATTTTATGatacaaaagaaaatgaattttaacCTGAAGGTGGTTGGGGATGGTCATCCTGGCtcgcccctttttttttttttttctgccaCTAGTTATTTATAATGGCCATCTGACCAAGCCGATCCCGTCACCACTTAGGGCGACCCCCATCCGTTCTGGTCACCACGGCCACACATCGCATACGGATAACTGAGGTGACTCTCACATCTACTGTTATCTCGGATTGGCGCCGTGCCTGGCATGACAACCAAGGTCCTGTCGAAGACCCTGACACCTGCAGGATGGACAGGACATCTGCTGAGACCTATCCACTGCACAGACCTGTCAAATCAGACTGACATGCTCAGTCTCAATCAGATCCTAGGAAATTGGAGTCCAATATCCTTCCCTCCAAGTTGTCTCATATAAATACAAGGACCCTCACTCAGAAACAGACAGGCAAAATATTCCGTAAGAATTACTTTCAAAAACTTCTTCAACCATCTCTTATCCAAGCTAACTAGATCGTCAGAGGAAACCCGAGGGATACAGTCCTGTCTCTTATAATTTGAACAGGTGACTTTTGTGCGGTTACACTTCACTTAGGAGAGCACTTCGGCAATTTGGCATAGCTTGTCAAACCAGAAATCGCCTCTTCAGTGGTAGAACCAAGGAAAATTAAATGGCAGTGAAAGAAGACAGAAAGCACAATGGTTTAGAATTTTATGATACTAAAGTAATGATATTTAACCTAAAGGAGttaaaaaaggaagaaacaaatTTTACACACTAGAAGAATGGAATCTTCCTCTGTGCTATTTGGGTTATGAAGTGACACCAAAATGGGGGAAAAATTAACGGGCACAAGCACATAgttagaaataaaaaaaaaagaaacactaaTCCCATGTAGAACAAAATTGACAACGAAGTCACTGACATATAACTTCGGGTTCGTTCATCACCACGAGTTAGAGCATTCTCCTGGACTTTAGGTTATTTACAGAGTCTTTTACAATTCACTCACTCATTAATACGGTCCTCGTATCGACGGCAGCAGCATTCGGATATATGACCTTTATTTAGGAAGTAGTATGATCTTACCAATTGAGTTGAGCTAACTTTTGTTGGCAAACAGCCAAACATACATCGTGTGTTATCGAACTTATCGTGATTCAACTAATCAAATTATGGGTAAAGGACAAAAATTGAGATGGAAGAGAGGAGCACTAGAACTGTAGAATTGGGATGTGAGAGGAATAAGTCCCTTGTTTTGCTAATAATAAACCTTTTGAATGAGTGATGAACGTGCCAAACTAAATCCATCAATTActtgaaagaaaaattcaaatgaTATTGAGATGCCAAAGGTGATGATAAGATGACAGGACAGCCAGGGAAGAGGCAGTGCACGGAAAGGCCATCAACaccaaaaatcaaaataacCAGAGGGTGTTGAAATGCACCCTTTTCATGCGCTGCCTCGTCCCCGTCTGTCCTTACCAATCTTTTTTACCTTGTAGCCGAATTATGCAGATGATTAGCACCCCATGATGTGCTAATGAATACCTGACTGCAGCCGTAATTGCCCATCTCCATGATTGGTGGAATGAGCATAGGGAAGAGAGAATTGGAAGAAAGCATATGAGGGTTGGGCTCGAGAAAGCATGTTTGAGTTAGAAATTGATGTCCCGTTTAAATATGAAGAATGAGAAGAGCATTCTACCAAGAATTCTAACTCTTTGCTCGAAAAAGATGGTTTCGAAATGTCTGCCCCGATGGACACGAATTGGCAGAACAGAACGGCTGACTTAAATACAAGGACAAGGAAAGAGCAATAGTCGCAGTACAAATGTTAGTACTACTAGAATAGTAGGAGCTAAGGGCCTAATAATGCTGTACTTCCTCTCAAAGATGTACTACCACCAAATTGTTGGAGCTTTGAAGATACACAATGATTGTAGCAGCAACACAAGGTTATTGAAAAACTGTTCTGACGAAGTTGGTCACCTATTTGATAATTCTGATGTCGCATGTAACAACGGCTTCTGATGACCAATCCTAAAAGACCCACCTGGCTCAAGAAAATGGCACATTTATCATCAAGTGTGTCCACAATTCATTCCAAACTCCAACGAAGCCATTTTTGCCTTGGAGATTGGTGTAAAGTAAAACTCAAATCACTTGGGGGGTTCTCGAGAAGCAGGCTGAAAGGGGAGGAGCAGGTAAGAGAGGCGCTAAATGGTGGGGGAATGCCATATGATGCTGTGAAGGATTAAAatacccaaaaagaaaaataaaatgacaaAAACGTCCGAGGATGGAAAGGAAAACAGGAAACTTTGGTTGTACTGGTTGTACGACTTTTTCTGTGGAAAAAGATAAGTGTACTTATTGTTTGAGACTTGCAAATTTTAGCAGTTGCGTCAACCTTGATACTAGAAACGACAGGGACATTTACACTAAATTGGACCACATTCAAGCATGTTCAGCAATTTCCCTGTACAATTTTGTCTAAAACTAATTCTCACTATCCACAACCTCCTTGAAAGGGAAACTCCGACTACAAGATCCACCGTGTATCTTTTCCATGAGAACCTGGGACTTAAATATGAAAAggattaaaaaacaaaaaaccaagGAACCTCTAGTACCATTACCTAAAGCTTTCTGATctaatttgatatatctttacATTGATAGCCTTCTAAGGGTGGAATTCTTTTTAGGATCACAACTTTCTGAAATGTTAACCAGTTAACCTGCCCACCACAATGCAAAGGCACACGATCCAAAGGCTATCGTCCAATTAGCTGTGTTACTGCCCCCTGTAAAATCTGCAACAGTATATTCTCCCATGGTGATACAGCAGCAAAAGACTTCAATTGGGTTCCAGTTCCTCCAGCTTAAAAGGGGAGTACTAAATAAAGTAGCGGGACCTTTCatgctaaaagaaaaaaaaatgaataaaattgcTAATTGCTAGTAGTACAGATCCACATCTCACCAATGGGAATGTACTACCATCCCTAATCTCTTGGTACAATACCAAGAGAATCCACAAAAGACACATCCAGAGGAAGCTTTTGACATGAAACAAGTGAACTGCGCAACTGATATTTACACCACAAGGTGAGCTGATCTCAGTTAAGAAAGCTGTCTAATGATTCTAAACATCTAATCTAACTTATTAAGGCTAAAAAATATCTAAAGTTAgaaaaaccaaataaaagaaaatgataaaaaaaatgaagaaaagaaaactgcCTAGAAGGTACGTCAGCAACTATCGATGTGTTTGATGGCACAACAGTTCCATTTGTCCAAAAATCCTGAAAACAGAAAGCAAACAGATTCAATTCGACTGGCACTGTTAACAGCAAGTTGTCATACCAATGCACTGAAACTAAAACCAAAAAATGTTATTCCATCACCCAGGCAAACCTCCCCAGCATACATGATCAAAACCACTTGCAAAAAAGAAAGCAACAAGAAGCTTAATTTAACACTAGAAAATATGCTGCATAGTAGCAATAACATAGGCTGCACTCCTATGCAATACAGATTTAAAACACTAGAAAATGATATGGGGGAATCTGTACTACGGTCcaaataattaactaatttaTTTGGCTAATTGTCCTATGGTTTAAGATGTCAACACGCAAACAGATAAAAGATAATACTGTACTGAGAGGACGTCATATCGTTAGTACTTACATAGTCTAGAACTCCAATGCAAACTCTTTGCATGTTGACTTATTGTGCCCAGTACCCTTGCATCTACTACATTGGAGCTGACGTTTCATAGACTCCTGTGAAGCATTTTTCTTAGTGGTAGGTCTGCCAGGAGGGCGACGAGTTGGAGGAGGGGTTACAGTTACAGCACCCTGAGAAATATCCTTTCTCCCAGGCCTTTCTATACTTGGAATTGGATTTAAGGACTCTGAATATGTTAATCTGTAACTATTGGTGGTGAAGTATCTAGCACAATAATCATATGGATCTCGGCCCAAGCAACCAATGACAGTCAAGGCATGGCAGCAAGGCAATCCAGAAAGTTGCCATCCCTTACATGTACAATTGCAGTTCGCAATGTCAACAAGTTCAATGGACTCTCCACGCACCTCATATGTGCTCCCAGAAGCTGTTAATACTTGATGGGGGCGAACTTTAAGgctttccttttcaaatttttccTCCATAGACGGGGTTAACCGTGTGATCCATTGATTGGATTCAGTCCGCCGGGTGTAAATCAACTCCATTATCTTTCCTCTTATTGCATCAACCATCTGTGTTATTGGCAATTCATTGGCATCTGACACCCAACTGTAAAAGAGCTCTCCGAAGTTTGATGTCATATGGTTATATCTTGCACCAGGAAAAAATGCATTAGCCCAGTGCTCAGGCTCACTTTGCATGATCCAGTTATAGGCTTCAACTGAAATACTTTTAATACTCTCAATGCACCTTTGGAAGCCTTCTGGCCTCGTTGCATAAGCTGTTGCAAACAAGTCTTCAACCATTAGACGCTTAACTTCATGAGAAAACTGACCCTTCAAATCTCTAATTAGTTGCTCAGAAAGATATCGCAGACAATAAGCATGGTAGATCTCATCATCCTTAAAAATTTCAGCTATTGATTCTCTTAATCCTTTGTCTCTATCTGCCACAATTGTCATACTGCGACTTGCTGACAACGTGTTGATGGCAATTGCCTCTCTGTCAACTCCAGCAGTCATATCACGACATCTTGAAAGTGCAGTTTTAAGTTGTAGCAAAAACCAACGCCAATTATCATCAGATTCTGAATCTACCACAGCAAAAGCAACAGGGAAAACATCATCATTGCCATCAGCAGCTGTTGCTGCCAGAAGCGTACCTTGGTATTTTGAGCGCAAAAGTAAGCTATCAAGGAAAAGCAAAGGACGACATCCAtgttcaaagccatataatgaTGCATGGAATGCTATGAAAAGCCGATGAAAACTCGAATTTTCTTTGGTAGTGAAAGTAGCGAGACTACCAGGATTTGTCTCCATTATCTTTTCACAGAAGTATGGTAACTGTCTATATGCCTCTTTATATGAGCCTTGAATTTGTTCCTTGGCAATCTCTTTCCCACGCCAGGCCTGAAAGTAATTTAATTGTATTCCATAATCCTGTTTGATGTCTTGCACAATGTCCTTTGGCTTATAGTTAGGGAAAGCTTTCAACTTCTCCTTTATGATACTTGCAACCCAACTTCTCGTTGCCTGATACCCATTCTTTAGAGTAGCACCTTCACACGTATGCGTTGGATTCATTTTCTTAATGCATATCAATTGGGTTGTTGACAACCTTGATGCATGAATTCTCCACGGACAGCCCTCTTCTTTGCATTTTACTGTCACACGATGACTGTCATTCTTCTTGTACTTGAAAGCAAACTGATGTGCAATAGCATATTTGCGCAATGCCTCACGAAATTCATGTACACTGTTGAACCGTTGGCCAACACCAGTAATGTTGTTTTGCCACATTTCAGTGGCTTTAGCATGCTTTTCATTATAGGAACCAACAGCATTTATAGGAGCAGCAATTTCAGCTGGAATATCAATATCAACATCACCATGGTTGGTATCACCTACAATATCAAAGTTGGCATCAAGTAAAAGACCAGCCTGGTTTGAATCATCAGCAACATCTTCCTCCATGACATTTGGAGGGGCATCAACTGGAACTCCCGCTTCTGACAAAGTTGTCCTGCTTGACCTGCAAAATAAAATGTCCCCAAATGTTTCATTCGTAAAAGGCAGACACTTGACACACTATTAGACAGCAAGAGAACTACCTACTGCCAGGCATGTGCGAAGCTTCAGGAACAATGACCTCAGTCATTACAAAAATCTCAGCAGTCTCAGCATCGCCGTGAAACTTGATCATGCGTTTAAGGTCTTTATCATTGGAGATAGTAATAAGTGTCTTCTTGTTGCTTGGGAGAAAATATTTGACAGTCATTGTATTAAGGTTGGAATTAAACATCTCTGCAACCTCCGTCTTGAAATCCTTATACTTCATCTTATCATCAATTTCCATAGCATGAGCATCTCCACCCTTATAAGATAGAAAACCATCTTTATCCGTCTCAAATTCACCTCCTGACTGGCAAATAGCTATCACTCTTTTCCCAGCCATGACCTGAAGCCAAGTCCAAAATACAAAACTGCATAAGCCAGTAAACGACCTCCATTTACACCAACAGGTGAAAATTCGTTCGAATTAAATCAACGTCATCTACCTCCTTACGAACGAACACTAAGGATgttcaataatttaaaaaaaaaaaaacatgaccGAAAGAACGTTCAACAAAAGTTAAATTTAATCAAATACACAATCATTCCGGACTCTGCCCTGTCAATATCTATTTACCAGCAACTTAAAAACCTTAAACCATCTCTCCATCGGGATATACAATTTTCATATCCCAAACTACATATAAAGTAAACTATATCAATATGTAAACGCTTAAAACATTAACTGAACACTCCCAAACTAGGGCAAGCGAAAAAGGGCAGACTAAAGAACAAGAAAGTAGACATACAAACATGTTAATTAGGCAAAACCCAGATGAAACATACATATTTCTAGCAAAAACCCATATAAAGATTGAGTCTTGGACCaatgaaattcaaaaaaaaaaaaaaaacttaaagaCAGTaagatgaaaaaagaaacaaaaagccCATAAAAATCGTACCTTTAAGCCAGGGTGCAAAATTGGGAGAAGGGTTTGTAGTAGGAATTGACGAATGGGGGGGAAATAGAGGAAAGGTGAAGGGGGAGGGAGTCTGATGAAGATCTACATTAAAAGGCGATAGATACGCTTCCAAATAAAACTATacctatatatatgtatatatatgtatgtatctAATAGAGGCTGGAGGCCTTGGAAAGGGGCGAGTAATTTTGTCACAGGTCTAGTGATGGAAATACGGAGTaccaatttaaaaaaaaaaagaaaaagaaaaaaacacacGCAAATACACACACAATAAAAAGCTTGTAAGAGGGGCTTACGTGGCTATTGGCCACTGACCAATCAGATGTTGCCGCTTCTCCTATATCAGGCATCCCCATCATTGTGTCTTGTTAAATCTTGAAAACAACCTTGGAAGACCACGGGGGAATGCTTACTAGATGAGGATTAGGAATAGGAAGTGGACAAAAAGTGCCcatcttattattattttttttaataagaaaaagaaGGTTTTAACCATTTGTGATCAATGTGTTTGGAAAGGAGATTATTTGCctaaatatatttgcttacatcattattataatttttaatatattttttatttttttaattacctttttatctcacatacatcacatcacaaaaaatgctacactaaaaatatctcaaataatttataaTCCAAACAcagttatttttatttgaaagatTCTAGTATTATATGGTTTCTTTGAAAGATAAAATCCGGGCACTTTTTTAAATGTGTTTAAGAGGCCTTGATTTTCTAAGGTAATTAATTTGCATTGTGAATATAAATACAATCTAAAATTGATATTTTGCCATTGATATAACCTTTAAAATTCCTAGATAGACGGATCATTCAATCTCAATAAGACTCTATTTGGGGTTACAATGCTTTTAGtaaaaaagtattttttaaTGTTACAAGTACTTTTAAAGCGTTTGGTGAATATCATTccattaaatttgaaattgagtATTCGGTGTTAAAAACACTGTCAACAAAAGTTCAAATTTGGTACTTTTAGAATAGCTTTTCCCGATTtagaaataaaatattaaattttatcattttatcctatattatgaattaaataaagagataaatacatttttaaatttttaaattacacattattCAATACAATGAGTACTTATTCAACTATGTctcaaaataatatatttaaaagcaATTAAGTACTTAATAAGTACTTTTGTTAAAATCTCTATTAAAGAAGTGTTTTTCAATAAACTATCGCAATTCTAAACAAGCCCTAAGACAAAATTATGAAAGATAATGTAGACCAAAAAGTAAATGTTGAGCAATTAATTACCTCACACAATGCACATATTCTCcgttgtgtttggatttgtaGTTACAAAGTCACCATCAAGCTTGATATTTGTGTATAATTTCCCTTCCCGCGCGTTTCCCAAAAAATAGGAAAGTTGATGTTATTTACTGCTTGTTAGTAGTTGAAGTACTGGTGAGCCTTTGGCA contains:
- the LOC113761121 gene encoding uncharacterized protein LOC113761121 yields the protein MAGKRVIAICQSGGEFETDKDGFLSYKGGDAHAMEIDDKMKYKDFKTEVAEMFNSNLNTMTVKYFLPSNKKTLITISNDKDLKRMIKFHGDAETAEIFVMTEVIVPEASHMPGSRSSRTTLSEAGVPVDAPPNVMEEDVADDSNQAGLLLDANFDIVGDTNHGDVDIDIPAEIAAPINAVGSYNEKHAKATEMWQNNITGVGQRFNSVHEFREALRKYAIAHQFAFKYKKNDSHRVTVKCKEEGCPWRIHASRLSTTQLICIKKMNPTHTCEGATLKNGYQATRSWVASIIKEKLKAFPNYKPKDIVQDIKQDYGIQLNYFQAWRGKEIAKEQIQGSYKEAYRQLPYFCEKIMETNPGSLATFTTKENSSFHRLFIAFHASLYGFEHGCRPLLFLDSLLLRSKYQGTLLAATAADGNDDVFPVAFAVVDSESDDNWRWFLLQLKTALSRCRDMTAGVDREAIAINTLSASRSMTIVADRDKGLRESIAEIFKDDEIYHAYCLRYLSEQLIRDLKGQFSHEVKRLMVEDLFATAYATRPEGFQRCIESIKSISVEAYNWIMQSEPEHWANAFFPGARYNHMTSNFGELFYSWVSDANELPITQMVDAIRGKIMELIYTRRTESNQWITRLTPSMEEKFEKESLKVRPHQVLTASGSTYEVRGESIELVDIANCNCTCKGWQLSGLPCCHALTVIGCLGRDPYDYCARYFTTNSYRLTYSESLNPIPSIERPGRKDISQGAVTVTPPPTRRPPGRPTTKKNASQESMKRQLQCSRCKGTGHNKSTCKEFALEF